TATTGGATGCTATCGTTTTTTAGATTGATTATTATTTCCTTCGAGGTTGCCATACTTTGTCAATGCGGGTCAGACCATGCTTCTGTGCCCACCCCACAGCTTCATCGAACTCATCAAGCGTAATTCTTCGCCGCAGATCAAAGCATTGTTTCGCATTAAATTCGGGATGATACTGATCCATTATATTTACGTAGGTGTCCGGGGACAGAGCAGCCAGAAAGGCCAGAACCCGGTCGGTGCCTGCCATGTTATTGGGAAGTACCAGGTGGCGTACAAGAAGCCCCCTGACAGCTATGCCGGTGTTGTCAAAACGAAGGTCGCCTGCCTGGCGATACATTTCCCGCAATGCGGCCATGGCAATAGCTGGATAGTCCGGGGCGCCGCTTAGTTCCCCGGAGACATGGGAATCCATATATTTCATGTCAGGCATGTATATATCGAAAATATCCGAAAGGAGCTCGATAGTTTCAACGGCATCGTATCCCCCGCTGTTGTAAACCAGGGGCAGTTTCAGTCCCCTGGGGATGGCACTTTCCAAGGCACGGACAATAGGATAGACCATATGTGAGGGGGATACACAATTTATATTATGGCATCCCTGAGTCTGAAGAAGAAGCATTATATCTGCCAGTTCTTCACAGGTAACCTCTTTGCCGGCACTGAGATGGGAGATTTCATAATTCTGGCAGTAAATGCAGGCCAGGTTGCAGTTGGCAAAGAATATGGTGCCAGACCCCCCACGGCCAACAAGGCATGATTCTTCGCAAAAATGAGGACTATATGATGAGACAATGGGAAGTATGCCACTGCGACATTTACCCCCCTGACCTTTAGTCCTGTCAACCCGACACTGATGTGGACAGAGCGTGCATTTTTTCAGGATTTCATACAGTGCATCGGCACGCCGTGACAGTTCTCCTGATTCAAAGAGTAAGATATAGCCTGGATTCAAAGCAGGGCTCCGGTACCTGTACGTTGATTGGTGTTTGATGTTATATATGATATAAATCTGTCTGGAATACTATAATAGACAGAGTGTAACTTAAATTTATCACAGAATAATTCAAAATGCAATACATTAGATAGGACTTTATGTGCAAATATGAGATAACATAGTGATTGCTCTGACCCGGCATATTTTTTAAAAATACAACGCCAGCCTTTTACGATATGCCTCTTCAAACCAGAGAAATTTCTCCACACACTGCTCAAAGGTCTNNNNNNNNNNNNNNNNNNNNNNNNNNNNNNNNNNNNNNNNNNNNNNNNNNNNNNNNNNNNNNNNNNNNNNNNNNNNNNNNNNNNNNNNNNNNNNNNNNNNNNNNNNNNNNNNNNNNNNNNNNNNNNNNNNNNNNNNNNNNNNNNNNNNNNNNNNNNNNNNNNNNNNNNNNNNNNNNNNNNTGGCTGCTCCGCATGAGATCCTTTTTCCCGTGACACCGGGACCAGCAGTGATGGGTATTCCCCTGGGAGATGTTTCTTGGTTTTCGTGACATGGTGCTATGCTCCTTTTACATGAAAATCGTTTATTAATAAAACGAAGGAGCAGTGTGGGGATTGAATAAAATTCGTTTAAACGATAGGGGTCAGAGCATGTTTTTATAGAAAGAGGCTCTGACCCCATACAAAACCTCAAAGAGAATACGCGCGGACTCACTCAAATGAAGACTGTAAAAAATACCCCTTGACTTATACATTGCCATTTTTATAAGTATGAACAAAATCCTGTGTAGCGGGGAATGTATGAAAATTGTCATTACCGGACCAAAGGGATCGGGCAAGACAACAATAGGGAAAAGACTGGCGGAACTGCTGAATATCCCCTTTTTTGAGACAGATGGCATACTGGAGCAAATCTGGGCAGAGGAAAAAGGAGAAACGCTGACTTTTCGTGAAATATACCAGTGTGTCGGCGAAAATGAATTCCGGCATCTGGAAAAACGTGCCGTTGAGAAGGTTGCCGGTTTGGACTGGTGTATAATCTCCACGGGAGGCGGTTCGCTCTACGATGCGGGGTCACGGGCACTTTTAAGTAACAATTCCATCATGGTTCTTTTAAAAGCAGGAGATGATCTCCTCTGGGAACGCATAACACGCGATGGCATTCCTGTTTTTCTTTCGGGAGACGGGGGTTTTGAAATACTAAAGGAAAGAAATATCAGACTGTATGAGACAGTCGAACATATTAGCGATATTGTCATTGATATTGAAAAGGATACGGAAAAAGAGATTCACTGTAACCTGGCAGAGCTGATATTTTCTACCATGGTAATGGGTATGTCCTCACCCAACACCTTTGGTGAAATAGTTCGGGTAACCACGTTCGGAGAGAGCCATGGCGCTGCTGTTGGGGCGGTTCTGGATGGGGTAGCACCCGGGATTGATCTGAGCGAGGATGATATTCAGGCCGAGCTGAACCGGCGCCGGCCGGGTCAGAGCCGTGTTTCCACACCACGTGACGAGAAGGACCGCGTTCATATACTCTCGGGTATATTTGAAGGAAAGACCACGGGGACCCCCATTTGCATGCTTGTCTATAATGAGGACCAGGATTCATCGAAATATGATGCATTGCGCCATGTCTTCAGACCGGGACATGCCGATTTTTCATTCTGGAAAAAATACGGTCTTCGTGATCACCGTGGCGGCGGTCGTTCATCGGGTCGTGAGACAATAGGGCGGGTCGCGGCTGGAGCCGTGGCAAGAAAGATGCTTGGCAATGAAGGGATTGAGATTTGCGCATATGCTGAAATGATTGCCGGTATCACGGGAGAGCGTGTTGATTATTCGTTTATCGAGAAAAATTCCGTTCGGGCAGCTGACCCGGATAAAGCGGCTGAGATGGAAGAGGCCATAATGGCGGCACGGAAAAACAGGGATTCCGTGGGCGGTATTGTCCGCTGTATTATAAAGAACTGCCCTGCCGGACTGGGAGACCCGGTCTTCGGCAAGCTCGATGCCCGGCTGTCCATGGCCTTTTTTTCCATTGGCGCGGTCAAGGGTGTGGAAATCGGGGCCGGATTTTCCGCCGCGTCCATGAAGGGAAGCGAGAATAATGATCCAATGAGGGAAGGGAATTTCGAAAGCAATAATGCCGGCGGTATCCTGGGCGGTATATCAACGGGGCAGGACATTGTTGTCCGTATTGCGGTTAAGCCGACCCCTTCTATCGCAAGGGAACAGCACACCTGTGACACAGCGGATCAGGATACCGTTATTGCCATTGAGGGACGGCACGATCCTTGCATAGTGCCCAGGATTATTCCCGTGATTGAGTCCATGGCTGCACTTGTAATGCTTGATTCCCTGCGTATGCAAAGATGTCTGCGCGGTGTGCATGACTGATCATATCTCGAGAAAAACGAAAAATAATGACACTATTCAGCAATATCCCCGATAAAAGTTCCTTCAAAAATCCCGTAGTGACAATCGGAAATTTTGACGGAGTGCACGCGGGACACCGGAAAATACTGGAAGCGCTCAGAGTAAAGGCTGAGTACATGAATGGTGATCCTCTCGTGGTGACCTTTGAGGCTCACCCCAAAAAAATTCTGAATCCCGACAATGCACCGAAGATCATCACCACGACAGATGAAAAAGTACGCATTCTCACGGCCATGGGGTTTACCAATATCATCCTTCTCAATTTTACAAAGGCCATGGCAAACATGAATGCCTCGGATTTCTATAATCACCTGCTTGTGGGTAAGCTGGGTGTCAGAGAAATCGTCATAGGATATGATCACGCCTTTGGAAAGAATCGCGAAGGAAACATGGATTTTCTGCTGGAGCTGGCCCGTGAAACGGGCATTGGTGTGACCAGGGTCGATGAAGAAATAATTGACGGTAAACCCGTATCATCAACCTGGCTGAGACATGCGATCATGGCCGGCAACTTTGTCGAAGCGAACCGTCTCCTGACCCGAAATTACAGTCTCAGCGGAATGGTGGTGCAGGGCGCCGGCCGCGGAAGGATTCTCGGTTTTCCCACGGCAAATATCCGTCCCGATGATCCCGATAAAATTATTCCTGCTGACGGAGTTTATGCCGTTACTGTTTGCTTTGAAAACGGCGGAACCCGGCATGGGATGCTGAACATAGGCAATAATCCGACCTTTGAAAATATGGACCGGAGCATCGAGGTGAATATTTTCGACTTCAGCGATGATATTTATGGAAAACCGGTAACGATCGAATTTCATCGGAAACTTCGTGACGAGGTGAGATTCGGGAGCGCTGAAGAATTGATAGAGCAGATTAAAAGAGACCGCGACGATGCACGAGCGGTTCTGAAAAACATATGATGAAAAAATCAAAAATATCACACAGTCTTGACCGGCTTGTCGATCTTCGCACCAGGACCATAGACACCCCACTGTGTCCTGTTTCATTTATTGCGGACAGCAGGGCCCTGCGTGCGGTGATTCTCAATCCTGCCGGGACAGCTGCCGGCGAGAGTACGGGAACGGGAAGAAATCCCATTATTGCCAATGCGGGGAAAATTATTAATCTCTATTTCAGTAAAAGAAAAATGGGACCGGTTCTTGTCCACCTGTTTTCGGGGAAAGCTATTTTTTTTTCCGCCAGGACATTCATGTCGCCCCGTACCGATGAAAAATTACCGGCCATGGAAATTACCCTGGACCTGAGCTTTGTTTCTGAAGGCGAACGCAGTGTATATCAGCGCCTTCTTGAGGTCCCCTGCGGGTATACGGTCACGTACGGGGAACTGGCCATGGTATCGGGCTATCCCGGCGGCGCCCGGTTTGTGGGAAATGCCATGGCAAAGAATCCCTTCCCTCTCTTTATCCCCTGTCATCGAGTGATACGAGCCGGGGGGGATCCGGGTGAATTTACATCAGGGAGAGAAAGGAAATTA
The Spirochaetae bacterium HGW-Spirochaetae-1 DNA segment above includes these coding regions:
- a CDS encoding riboflavin biosynthesis protein RibF: MTLFSNIPDKSSFKNPVVTIGNFDGVHAGHRKILEALRVKAEYMNGDPLVVTFEAHPKKILNPDNAPKIITTTDEKVRILTAMGFTNIILLNFTKAMANMNASDFYNHLLVGKLGVREIVIGYDHAFGKNREGNMDFLLELARETGIGVTRVDEEIIDGKPVSSTWLRHAIMAGNFVEANRLLTRNYSLSGMVVQGAGRGRILGFPTANIRPDDPDKIIPADGVYAVTVCFENGGTRHGMLNIGNNPTFENMDRSIEVNIFDFSDDIYGKPVTIEFHRKLRDEVRFGSAEELIEQIKRDRDDARAVLKNI
- a CDS encoding radical SAM protein, with protein sequence MNPGYILLFESGELSRRADALYEILKKCTLCPHQCRVDRTKGQGGKCRSGILPIVSSYSPHFCEESCLVGRGGSGTIFFANCNLACIYCQNYEISHLSAGKEVTCEELADIMLLLQTQGCHNINCVSPSHMVYPIVRALESAIPRGLKLPLVYNSGGYDAVETIELLSDIFDIYMPDMKYMDSHVSGELSGAPDYPAIAMAALREMYRQAGDLRFDNTGIAVRGLLVRHLVLPNNMAGTDRVLAFLAALSPDTYVNIMDQYHPEFNAKQCFDLRRRITLDEFDEAVGWAQKHGLTRIDKVWQPRRK
- a CDS encoding chorismate synthase, which translates into the protein MNKILCSGECMKIVITGPKGSGKTTIGKRLAELLNIPFFETDGILEQIWAEEKGETLTFREIYQCVGENEFRHLEKRAVEKVAGLDWCIISTGGGSLYDAGSRALLSNNSIMVLLKAGDDLLWERITRDGIPVFLSGDGGFEILKERNIRLYETVEHISDIVIDIEKDTEKEIHCNLAELIFSTMVMGMSSPNTFGEIVRVTTFGESHGAAVGAVLDGVAPGIDLSEDDIQAELNRRRPGQSRVSTPRDEKDRVHILSGIFEGKTTGTPICMLVYNEDQDSSKYDALRHVFRPGHADFSFWKKYGLRDHRGGGRSSGRETIGRVAAGAVARKMLGNEGIEICAYAEMIAGITGERVDYSFIEKNSVRAADPDKAAEMEEAIMAARKNRDSVGGIVRCIIKNCPAGLGDPVFGKLDARLSMAFFSIGAVKGVEIGAGFSAASMKGSENNDPMREGNFESNNAGGILGGISTGQDIVVRIAVKPTPSIAREQHTCDTADQDTVIAIEGRHDPCIVPRIIPVIESMAALVMLDSLRMQRCLRGVHD